A stretch of the Tardiphaga sp. 709 genome encodes the following:
- a CDS encoding beta-1-3, beta-1-6-glucan biosynthesis protein has product MRRLVFGFQSAVLRCLAVPGLALLLGVGCALAQSGPVRAQDQKPAANAPVTPADVARESQKKSDEFVEATQAINGPAGNPECVWLGRRVVVLMWRDDLDTAFRHLDLYDRFGCPGGHVQATFRCLVKFGPLIDPKIADSLNSRVHGCWINPNAQPQPAALSQPAAPAPAGGGAAAPAAAPQPDAKPPAEAPK; this is encoded by the coding sequence ATGCGTCGACTGGTGTTCGGGTTCCAATCTGCGGTTCTGCGTTGTCTCGCCGTTCCAGGCCTTGCTCTGCTGCTGGGTGTTGGCTGCGCGTTGGCCCAGAGCGGGCCAGTTCGCGCACAGGATCAGAAGCCTGCGGCAAATGCGCCCGTGACGCCTGCCGACGTTGCCCGTGAAAGCCAGAAGAAGTCCGACGAATTCGTCGAGGCGACCCAGGCGATCAATGGTCCTGCTGGCAATCCCGAATGCGTCTGGCTTGGCCGCCGCGTCGTGGTGCTGATGTGGCGCGACGATCTCGACACCGCGTTCCGTCACCTCGATCTCTACGACCGATTCGGCTGCCCCGGCGGTCATGTGCAGGCGACGTTCCGCTGTCTGGTCAAATTCGGCCCGCTGATCGATCCGAAAATTGCGGACAGTCTCAACAGCCGCGTCCATGGCTGCTGGATCAATCCGAATGCGCAGCCGCAGCCTGCCGCGCTGAGCCAGCCCGCAGCGCCTGCGCCTGCCGGTGGCGGCGCAGCAGCGCCGGCGGCCGCTCCGCAGCCGGACGCCAAACCGCCTGCTGAAGCGCCGAAGTAA
- a CDS encoding beta-(1-6) glucans synthase yields the protein MGDDRLIDGRLWRTEPISTRTPLALLILSLGTIAAVWWWLATPVTLVRAPIDPAAKLECVSYAPFRGEQTPLNSTAIIPASQIAADMAQLAQITKCVRTYSIDNGLDQVPELAGKVGLKVIQGVWLGSNRLKNLAQIAGVVDLTKRFPNVISSVVVGNEVLLRGEMTAADLVGNIRSVKAQVGKIPVTYADVWEFWLKNREIYDAVDFVTIHILPYWEDFPIRAKSAAAHVDSIRKRLAVAFPSKEILIGETGWPSAGRMRDGALPSRTNQARVVSEILDLAKREGFRVNLIEAYDQPWKRDLEGTVGGYWGLIYDEPRELKYPPGVPITNYPSWKLQMGLGMGLSFLVFVTGMLTLRRRPWSPRLSAWLTVAVSATVAGVLLGVAADKLIYESYGVGRWIQWSALLAAGVASPLLCAYATMSGRSLPTFLELVGPSRFLARSWSTVLLGLTLAVAALIGAETALGFVFDPRYRDFPFAALTMAVVPFAGLMAVNRPQEGVRPIAESVFAGVLVLSAVYIGFNEGPDNWQSLWTCAIYLLFGITLWRARAVQSPE from the coding sequence ATCGGCGATGACCGGCTAATCGACGGACGACTTTGGAGGACGGAACCAATTTCCACCCGCACGCCGCTGGCGCTTCTCATCCTTTCCCTTGGTACGATCGCAGCGGTTTGGTGGTGGCTCGCCACGCCGGTCACGCTGGTGCGCGCGCCGATTGATCCCGCCGCCAAACTGGAGTGCGTCTCCTATGCGCCGTTCCGCGGCGAGCAAACGCCGCTGAACTCGACCGCCATCATTCCGGCGAGCCAGATTGCCGCCGACATGGCGCAACTGGCGCAGATCACCAAATGCGTGCGGACCTACTCGATCGACAACGGTCTCGACCAGGTGCCGGAACTGGCCGGCAAGGTCGGACTGAAGGTCATTCAGGGCGTCTGGCTCGGGAGCAACCGGCTCAAGAACCTGGCGCAGATCGCCGGCGTCGTGGACCTCACCAAGCGCTTTCCGAACGTGATCAGCAGCGTGGTCGTCGGCAACGAGGTGCTGTTGCGCGGCGAAATGACGGCTGCCGATCTCGTCGGCAATATCCGCTCGGTGAAGGCGCAGGTCGGCAAGATTCCCGTGACCTATGCCGATGTCTGGGAGTTCTGGCTGAAGAATCGCGAGATCTATGACGCGGTCGATTTCGTCACGATCCACATCCTGCCCTATTGGGAGGACTTCCCGATTCGCGCGAAGAGCGCCGCCGCCCATGTAGACTCGATCCGCAAGCGTCTTGCCGTGGCGTTTCCATCCAAGGAAATCCTGATCGGTGAAACGGGTTGGCCGAGCGCCGGGCGGATGCGCGATGGCGCGTTGCCATCGCGCACCAACCAGGCACGGGTCGTGTCCGAAATCCTCGATCTGGCCAAGCGTGAGGGATTCCGTGTCAATCTGATCGAAGCCTATGACCAGCCGTGGAAGCGCGACCTTGAAGGTACAGTCGGCGGCTATTGGGGCCTGATCTACGATGAGCCGCGCGAATTGAAGTATCCGCCGGGCGTTCCGATTACCAATTATCCGTCGTGGAAGCTGCAGATGGGGCTCGGCATGGGCCTGAGCTTCCTGGTTTTCGTGACGGGTATGTTGACGCTCCGTCGACGGCCATGGTCGCCGCGTCTGTCGGCCTGGCTAACCGTTGCCGTATCGGCCACGGTGGCCGGCGTCCTGCTGGGCGTTGCCGCAGACAAGCTGATCTATGAAAGCTATGGCGTCGGCCGCTGGATCCAGTGGAGCGCGCTGCTGGCCGCCGGTGTCGCGTCGCCGCTGCTGTGCGCCTATGCGACGATGTCCGGCCGCTCGCTGCCAACCTTCCTCGAACTCGTTGGGCCGAGCCGGTTCCTGGCCCGTTCATGGTCGACCGTCCTGCTTGGGCTGACCCTGGCTGTGGCGGCGCTGATCGGCGCCGAGACCGCGCTCGGTTTCGTGTTCGATCCGCGTTACCGCGACTTTCCGTTCGCGGCGCTGACCATGGCGGTCGTGCCGTTTGCGGGACTAATGGCCGTCAACCGTCCGCAGGAAGGCGTACGGCCGATCGCCGAGTCGGTGTTTGCCGGAGTGCTCGTGCTGTCGGCCGTGTATATCGGCTTCAACGAAGGGCCGGATAATTGGCAGTCGCTGTGGACCTGCGCGATCTATCTGCTGTTCGGCATCACGCTGTGGCGGGCGCGGGCCGTGCAAAGCCCAGAATAA
- the glmU gene encoding bifunctional UDP-N-acetylglucosamine diphosphorylase/glucosamine-1-phosphate N-acetyltransferase GlmU produces the protein MTGRTSLTIVLAAGEGTRMRSSTPKVLHQVASQSLLGHVLAAAPHGAGSALAVVVGPDRQDVADEARRVRPDAATFVQHERLGTAHAVLAAKDAIAKGADDLLIAFGDTPLISAETFERLRAPLKAGAALTVLGFRAADPTGYGRLLVDGDQLVAIREHADATPAEREVDLCNAGVMAFAGKTALAIIEQIGTSNSKGEYYLTDAVEIVRSMGLRASVIETSEDEVRGINTKAQLAEAEAIMQARLRKAALDAGVTIVAPETVHLAADTTFGNDVTIEQYVVIGPGVSIADGAVIHAFSHIVQAAIGKKTSIGPYARIRPGTSVGEGARIGNFVEAKAAILEAGVKVNHLTYVGDTHIGAGANIGAGTITCNYDGFNKHKTVIGAGAFVGSNSSLVAPVKIGAGAYIGSGSVITRDVPDDALAVERNAVSMKEGWGKRFRDKNAANKKPK, from the coding sequence ATGACGGGCAGAACCAGCCTCACCATCGTGCTCGCGGCCGGCGAGGGAACGCGGATGCGGTCCTCGACGCCGAAAGTGCTGCATCAGGTCGCCAGCCAGTCGCTGCTGGGCCATGTGCTCGCGGCGGCGCCTCATGGTGCAGGTTCTGCGCTGGCCGTCGTTGTCGGTCCCGATCGCCAGGACGTAGCGGATGAAGCAAGGCGGGTGCGGCCCGATGCCGCAACATTCGTTCAACATGAGCGTCTCGGCACCGCTCATGCCGTGCTGGCGGCAAAGGACGCCATTGCCAAAGGCGCGGACGATCTGCTGATCGCCTTCGGCGACACGCCGCTGATTTCGGCCGAGACGTTCGAGCGTTTGCGTGCGCCGCTGAAGGCTGGTGCTGCACTGACCGTGCTCGGCTTTCGCGCGGCCGATCCGACCGGCTATGGCCGGCTTCTGGTCGACGGCGATCAACTGGTCGCGATCCGTGAACATGCGGATGCCACACCGGCCGAACGCGAGGTGGATCTCTGCAATGCCGGCGTGATGGCATTCGCCGGCAAGACCGCGCTTGCAATCATCGAGCAGATCGGCACATCCAACAGCAAGGGCGAATACTATCTCACCGATGCCGTCGAGATCGTGCGCAGCATGGGCTTGCGGGCGAGCGTGATCGAGACCAGTGAGGACGAAGTCCGCGGCATCAACACCAAGGCACAGCTCGCGGAAGCCGAAGCGATCATGCAGGCGCGGCTGCGCAAGGCTGCGCTCGATGCCGGCGTGACCATCGTCGCACCGGAGACCGTGCATCTCGCGGCCGATACGACGTTCGGCAACGATGTCACCATCGAGCAGTATGTGGTGATCGGGCCCGGCGTCAGCATCGCCGACGGCGCCGTCATTCACGCCTTCTCGCACATCGTGCAGGCTGCCATCGGCAAGAAGACCTCGATCGGTCCTTACGCGCGCATCCGGCCGGGAACGTCGGTCGGCGAGGGCGCGCGCATCGGCAACTTCGTTGAAGCCAAGGCGGCCATTCTGGAAGCGGGTGTGAAGGTCAACCACCTGACCTATGTCGGCGACACGCATATCGGTGCCGGCGCCAATATCGGCGCGGGCACCATCACCTGCAATTACGATGGCTTCAACAAGCACAAGACAGTCATCGGTGCCGGCGCCTTTGTCGGTTCGAATTCGTCGCTGGTCGCACCGGTGAAGATCGGTGCCGGCGCTTATATCGGTTCGGGCTCAGTGATCACCCGCGACGTGCCGGACGATGCGCTTGCGGTAGAGCGCAACGCGGTGTCGATGAAGGAAGGCTGGGGCAAGCGCTTCCGCGACAAGAACGCGGCGAACAAGAAGCCGAAGTGA
- the glmS gene encoding glutamine--fructose-6-phosphate transaminase (isomerizing): MCGIVGILGRGPVADQIVDSLKRLEYRGYDSAGVATLEGAHIDRRRAEGKLKNLEAKLGKSPLAGHIGIGHTRWATHGKPTEANAHPHAAEGVAVVHNGIIENFRELRLELEKSGAKFASETDTEVVAHLVSFYLQKDASPVDAVKQALPRLRGAFALAFVFKDHDNLMIGARKGSPLAVGYGDGEMYLGSDAIALAPFTDDISYLEDGDWVVLTRKGCEIHDESGKVVKRDVLKSGASAFMVDKANYRHFMAKEIHEQPEVVGHTLARYVDLANERVALPMTLPFDFKDIQRISITACGTASYAGFIAKYWFERFARVPVEVDVASEFRYREAPVRKGDLAIFISQSGETADTLAALRYAKEQGMHTLAVVNVTTSTIARESETVMPTLAGPEIGVASTKAFTCQLMALATLAIAAGKARGELSDADEAKLVHGLVKVPRLMTDALTHEAAIEKLARDIAKSKDVLYLGRGTSYPLALEGALKLKEISYIHAEGYAAGELKHGPIALIDETMPVVVIAPYDRVFDKTVSNMQEVAARGGNIILMTDAKGVEEATVDSMVTIVMPDMDAAFTPLVYAVPVQLLAYHTAVVMGTDVDQPRNLAKSVTVE; encoded by the coding sequence ATGTGCGGCATCGTCGGAATTTTGGGACGCGGTCCGGTTGCTGACCAGATCGTGGACTCGCTGAAGCGCCTCGAATATCGCGGCTACGATTCCGCAGGCGTTGCCACACTGGAAGGCGCGCATATCGATCGCCGCCGCGCCGAAGGCAAGCTGAAGAATCTCGAAGCCAAGCTCGGCAAGTCGCCGCTCGCAGGTCATATCGGCATCGGTCACACGCGCTGGGCGACGCATGGCAAGCCGACCGAAGCCAATGCGCATCCGCATGCCGCCGAAGGCGTTGCGGTCGTGCATAACGGCATCATCGAGAATTTCCGCGAATTGCGTCTCGAGCTCGAAAAGAGCGGCGCTAAATTCGCCAGCGAGACCGACACCGAAGTCGTCGCGCACCTCGTCAGTTTCTATCTGCAGAAGGACGCATCGCCGGTCGATGCCGTGAAGCAGGCGCTGCCGCGGCTCAGGGGTGCGTTCGCATTGGCTTTCGTGTTCAAGGATCACGACAACCTGATGATCGGCGCCCGTAAGGGCTCGCCGCTTGCAGTCGGCTACGGTGACGGCGAGATGTATCTTGGTTCCGACGCGATTGCGCTGGCGCCGTTCACCGACGACATTAGCTATCTCGAAGACGGTGACTGGGTGGTGCTGACCCGCAAGGGCTGCGAGATCCACGATGAATCCGGCAAGGTCGTGAAGCGCGACGTGCTGAAATCCGGCGCGTCGGCCTTCATGGTCGATAAGGCCAACTATCGCCACTTCATGGCCAAGGAAATTCACGAGCAACCCGAAGTCGTCGGTCACACGCTGGCGCGTTATGTCGATCTGGCGAACGAGCGCGTTGCGCTGCCGATGACGCTGCCGTTCGACTTCAAGGACATCCAGCGCATTTCGATCACCGCCTGCGGCACTGCGAGCTACGCGGGTTTTATCGCTAAATACTGGTTCGAACGCTTTGCGCGCGTGCCGGTCGAAGTCGATGTGGCATCTGAATTCCGCTATCGCGAAGCCCCGGTACGCAAGGGCGATCTGGCGATCTTCATCTCACAGTCCGGCGAGACGGCCGATACGCTGGCAGCGCTGCGTTACGCCAAAGAGCAGGGCATGCACACGCTCGCTGTCGTCAACGTCACGACCTCGACGATCGCGCGCGAGAGCGAGACCGTGATGCCGACGCTGGCCGGTCCGGAAATCGGCGTGGCTTCTACCAAGGCTTTCACCTGCCAGCTGATGGCGCTGGCGACGCTTGCGATCGCGGCCGGCAAGGCCCGCGGCGAGCTGTCCGACGCCGACGAAGCCAAACTGGTTCACGGTCTCGTCAAGGTCCCCCGTCTGATGACCGACGCGCTGACGCATGAAGCTGCGATCGAGAAGCTGGCGCGCGACATCGCCAAGTCGAAGGACGTGCTCTATCTCGGCCGCGGCACCAGCTATCCGCTGGCACTGGAGGGCGCGCTGAAGCTGAAGGAAATCTCCTACATTCACGCCGAGGGCTATGCGGCCGGCGAGCTCAAGCATGGTCCGATCGCGCTGATCGACGAGACCATGCCGGTGGTTGTGATCGCGCCCTATGACCGGGTGTTCGACAAGACCGTGTCGAACATGCAGGAGGTCGCGGCACGCGGCGGCAACATCATTCTGATGACCGACGCCAAGGGCGTGGAGGAGGCCACCGTGGACTCCATGGTGACCATCGTGATGCCGGACATGGACGCAGCCTTTACGCCGCTGGTCTATGCCGTGCCGGTGCAGTTGCTCGCCTATCACACGGCCGTCGTGATGGGCACCGACGTCGACCAGCCGCGTAATCTGGCGAAGTCGGTCACGGTAGAATAG
- a CDS encoding DUF502 domain-containing protein: protein MMERPDLPLTPPAGDPPPEAPRGFMARIRNYFLTGLIVAGPVAITFYLTWWFVTWVDAIVRPLVPEAYRPEQYLPYGIPGSGLIVAFVALTLLGFLTANLIGRSLVDLGENLLGRMPVVRAIYRGLKQVFETLFSGSGSSFRKVGLVEFPSPGMWSIVLISQPPSTEVAKSLPGQEEHISVFLPCAPNPTTGFFFYVPKSKIIDIDMSAEDAATLIMSAGVVQPGSDSQKKIAALAEMANAARVANAPPAKQPARVD from the coding sequence CTGATGGAACGCCCCGATTTGCCGTTGACTCCGCCCGCTGGCGACCCGCCACCCGAGGCGCCGCGCGGCTTCATGGCCCGGATCCGCAACTATTTCCTCACCGGCCTGATCGTTGCCGGTCCGGTCGCGATTACCTTTTACCTCACCTGGTGGTTCGTCACCTGGGTCGATGCGATCGTGCGACCGCTGGTACCGGAGGCCTATCGGCCCGAACAATACCTGCCTTATGGCATTCCGGGCTCCGGCCTGATCGTCGCCTTCGTGGCGCTGACGCTGCTGGGTTTCCTCACCGCCAACCTGATCGGTCGTTCGCTGGTCGATCTCGGCGAAAACCTGCTCGGCCGCATGCCGGTGGTGCGCGCGATCTATCGCGGGCTGAAGCAGGTGTTCGAGACATTGTTCTCGGGGTCGGGATCGAGTTTCCGTAAAGTCGGTCTCGTCGAATTCCCGTCGCCGGGCATGTGGTCGATCGTGCTGATCTCGCAGCCGCCAAGCACCGAAGTGGCGAAGAGCCTGCCGGGGCAGGAGGAGCACATCTCGGTATTCCTGCCCTGTGCGCCGAATCCGACCACCGGCTTTTTCTTTTATGTGCCGAAGAGCAAGATCATCGACATCGACATGTCCGCCGAGGATGCCGCGACGCTGATCATGTCGGCGGGCGTCGTCCAACCGGGTTCCGACTCGCAGAAGAAGATCGCGGCTTTGGCCGAGATGGCGAATGCGGCGCGGGTAGCGAATGCGCCGCCAGCGAAGCAGCCGGCTAGGGTGGATTGA
- a CDS encoding DedA family protein: MSAIATELADLLINCVHIGPVGIIGLGIAEKLFPFVPSYVAFVVIGIVVAAKQSDLASAILALAIGSTAGSLCWYGVGLILGERRSVTFVRRFGPYIGLTPARYQRAASAFQRNLVVILAVGQTLPVIRVYMAIPAGVLGVPLARFLLGTFIGSLAWAGPLLALGFWVGDHNSDPAFAGLIVVATLIGLEALIVWGWRRFNRRTSRRRPAAS, translated from the coding sequence ATGAGCGCGATAGCGACAGAACTCGCCGATCTTCTGATTAATTGCGTCCACATTGGTCCTGTCGGGATCATCGGGCTTGGCATCGCCGAGAAACTGTTTCCGTTCGTGCCGTCTTATGTCGCATTCGTGGTCATCGGCATCGTTGTCGCTGCGAAGCAGAGCGACCTCGCATCGGCCATCCTCGCACTCGCGATCGGCTCAACGGCCGGTTCGCTGTGCTGGTATGGCGTCGGCCTGATCCTGGGAGAACGGCGCAGCGTGACATTCGTCAGACGCTTCGGTCCCTATATCGGGCTGACGCCTGCCCGCTATCAGCGTGCGGCGAGTGCGTTTCAGCGCAACCTGGTCGTGATCCTCGCGGTCGGCCAGACGCTGCCCGTGATCAGGGTCTATATGGCTATTCCCGCAGGGGTGCTCGGTGTGCCCCTCGCGCGATTTCTGCTGGGAACGTTTATCGGCAGTCTCGCATGGGCCGGGCCACTGCTCGCCCTCGGCTTCTGGGTCGGAGACCATAATTCGGACCCCGCCTTTGCGGGACTGATCGTCGTGGCGACGTTGATCGGACTGGAAGCGCTGATCGTATGGGGCTGGCGCCGCTTCAACCGACGCACGTCACGACGCCGTCCGGCAGCCAGCTAG
- a CDS encoding class I SAM-dependent methyltransferase, which produces MTANGLLLFFRSLASAPRTVGAIAPSGSALANMITRDINGATGKVLELGPGTGVFTKALLKQGVKEGDLTLIEYGSDFMRLLQRRFPRARVLWMDASWIAPQNVFEPATFGAVVSGLPLLNMAQNKVDAILAGVFNSLRSDGVMYQFTYGVRCPISHLQLQQFGLEASCVGRALMNIPPASVYRITRRRSVAQVAE; this is translated from the coding sequence ATGACTGCAAACGGCCTCCTGCTCTTCTTCCGATCGCTCGCATCAGCCCCCCGAACCGTCGGAGCAATTGCACCGTCCGGGTCTGCCCTCGCCAATATGATCACCCGCGATATCAACGGCGCGACCGGCAAGGTGCTCGAACTCGGCCCCGGCACCGGCGTCTTTACGAAAGCACTGCTGAAGCAAGGTGTGAAGGAAGGCGATTTGACGCTCATCGAATATGGCTCGGACTTCATGCGCCTGTTGCAGCGACGATTTCCGCGCGCGCGGGTGCTGTGGATGGACGCTTCATGGATCGCGCCGCAAAACGTGTTCGAACCCGCGACGTTCGGCGCCGTCGTCAGCGGACTTCCGTTGCTGAACATGGCACAGAACAAGGTCGATGCGATCCTGGCCGGTGTTTTCAACAGCCTTCGGTCCGACGGCGTGATGTATCAGTTCACCTACGGGGTTCGCTGTCCGATCAGTCATCTGCAACTCCAGCAATTCGGCCTCGAGGCGTCCTGTGTCGGTCGCGCGCTGATGAACATTCCGCCGGCCTCGGTCTATCGCATCACGCGGCGCCGGTCCGTCGCCCAGGTGGCAGAATGA
- a CDS encoding HAMP domain-containing sensor histidine kinase, whose amino-acid sequence MVSRLVGLQALMVTGLVLTIVGVLWGGGYIVSLEPEDETISVIENAIARDQAGAMIVRNTPALAQQRASMPELWFLIRDKNGNRVSQGHVPPEFARIGDALDDVGQARLGWNIGDAPRATARMRWVGSAAGRVQILTGSGGTVPWHRFAAAIATLFLSVVLPILAVMALTTLVATPIVVRRALLGLGHAAAQAKRIDTDKRGARLTLDQVPNEIVPLVVAINDALRRLDEGFDRRQRFLVDAAHELRTPIAILQTRIESTEPGPHTTRLLEDVRRLSTLADQLLDTERLKQTATPQSDIDLVEVAQHVTSDLAPLAIAAGYEIAFESGVKQAPLSGDQGALERALANLIHNAIEYGGRRGKIVVSVTASSVSVTDEGPGIPLSDRERVFEPFYRLNSGSRGAGLGLNLVREIVRLHDGMIDIQDGPNGGTRVTMAFGLRSRR is encoded by the coding sequence TTGGTCAGTCGCCTCGTCGGCCTGCAGGCGCTGATGGTGACCGGACTGGTGTTGACCATCGTGGGTGTGTTGTGGGGCGGCGGCTATATCGTCTCGCTGGAGCCCGAAGACGAGACCATTAGCGTGATCGAGAACGCCATCGCGCGTGACCAGGCCGGCGCCATGATCGTGCGCAACACGCCCGCTCTGGCGCAGCAGCGCGCCAGCATGCCAGAACTGTGGTTTCTCATCAGAGACAAAAACGGCAATCGCGTCTCGCAAGGCCATGTACCGCCCGAATTCGCCCGCATTGGCGATGCGCTCGATGATGTCGGTCAAGCCCGCCTCGGCTGGAATATCGGCGATGCTCCGCGCGCAACGGCCCGCATGCGCTGGGTCGGCAGCGCCGCAGGCCGCGTTCAAATTCTCACCGGATCCGGAGGCACCGTGCCCTGGCACCGCTTCGCCGCCGCCATCGCAACGCTGTTTCTCAGCGTGGTGCTGCCGATTCTCGCCGTAATGGCCCTGACGACTCTCGTCGCCACGCCCATCGTGGTCAGGCGGGCGCTGCTCGGTCTCGGCCACGCGGCAGCGCAGGCCAAACGGATCGACACCGACAAACGCGGCGCGCGCCTCACGCTGGACCAGGTGCCCAACGAGATCGTTCCGCTGGTCGTGGCCATCAACGACGCGCTGCGCCGCCTCGACGAAGGCTTCGATCGTCGCCAACGGTTTCTGGTCGATGCCGCCCATGAATTGCGGACGCCGATTGCCATCCTGCAAACCCGGATCGAGTCGACCGAACCCGGACCGCACACGACGCGTTTGCTCGAGGACGTCCGCCGTCTGTCGACGCTCGCCGACCAACTGCTGGACACCGAACGGTTGAAGCAGACTGCCACACCGCAGTCGGATATCGACCTTGTCGAGGTCGCGCAGCATGTGACGTCGGATCTTGCGCCGCTTGCCATCGCAGCAGGATACGAAATCGCATTCGAGAGCGGTGTGAAGCAGGCCCCTTTGTCAGGAGATCAAGGAGCACTGGAGCGCGCACTCGCGAACCTGATCCACAATGCGATCGAATACGGCGGACGTCGCGGAAAAATAGTCGTCAGCGTCACCGCGTCTTCGGTCTCGGTGACCGATGAAGGCCCCGGCATCCCACTGAGCGATCGCGAACGCGTCTTCGAGCCGTTCTACCGGCTCAATAGCGGTTCGCGCGGCGCTGGCCTCGGACTCAATCTGGTTCGCGAGATCGTTCGGCTCCATGACGGCATGATCGATATTCAGGACGGCCCGAACGGCGGCACGCGCGTCACCATGGCCTTCGGCTTGCGGTCCCGACGCTAG
- a CDS encoding response regulator transcription factor has product MRVLLVEDEPEMAAALAAALKGHDMVVDRVATIGMAEEALLANSYGAILLDRQLPDGDGLSLIPKLRASGVQAPVIVLTARGDLADRVAGLDTGADDYLGKPFAIEELLARLRAVLRRPSDMPAEILQLGHLTYSAEHRQASVAGVAMTLPRRELLVLETLLRRSGRTVARSTLEEAVYGFDDEIQSNALDTHVSRLRRKLADASAGVEIHAIRGIGYLIKRTP; this is encoded by the coding sequence GTGCGCGTGCTTCTCGTCGAGGATGAACCGGAAATGGCAGCGGCGCTCGCGGCTGCGCTCAAGGGCCACGATATGGTTGTCGACCGCGTGGCGACGATCGGCATGGCCGAGGAGGCCCTGCTCGCCAACAGCTATGGAGCTATCCTGCTCGATCGCCAGTTGCCCGACGGCGACGGGCTCTCGCTGATACCCAAATTGAGAGCGAGTGGCGTGCAGGCGCCCGTCATCGTATTGACGGCACGGGGCGACCTCGCCGATCGCGTGGCCGGGTTGGATACCGGCGCCGACGACTATCTCGGCAAGCCATTTGCGATCGAGGAATTGTTGGCGAGGCTGCGCGCTGTGCTGCGCCGGCCAAGCGACATGCCGGCCGAAATCCTGCAACTCGGTCACCTCACCTACAGCGCCGAACACCGCCAGGCGAGCGTCGCCGGTGTCGCCATGACTTTGCCGCGTCGCGAGTTGCTGGTGCTCGAAACGCTGCTGCGGCGCTCTGGTCGGACTGTCGCTCGATCCACCCTCGAAGAAGCGGTCTACGGCTTCGACGACGAAATCCAGTCCAACGCCCTCGATACCCATGTCTCGCGCCTCCGCCGCAAACTGGCCGACGCCAGCGCGGGTGTGGAAATTCACGCCATTCGTGGCATCGGCTACCTCATCAAGCGCACACCATGA